The Haloplanus natans DSM 17983 genome has a segment encoding these proteins:
- a CDS encoding UvrD-helicase domain-containing protein, translating into MREVDSLPEWWSRAVAAPGEVLSMADGWEDMALPLDLVRRLPEKLRNAVIREGDVHPPTDSVRLNGPPGTGKTTQIALRLAVLIDVEGIDPAEMTVVTYRVDLADAVKRKLRAWGVVSDDAELEFFCTMHAAANRATGLLQRDPREAVRDGNLGNAMGYRERAFYCKKQDIQFYPPKNRPWEDTRGQLLLGLFDYMRNNLLDPTDEADVRQCPSYDDLREKWPGVDVQAEWEKYQDFKAQRGWHDFWELLEAALDGSSLPPTRVVVVDEYHDATPLMAAVAEKWFEHADTAIAAGDPLQVVNQYAGSHPRFFTERLDHLPEILLDRTYRVGEEHWQSATRMLQKEFTPPPVERTGRSEILTYNAPPIKPPEGRTSDWTTPSESTPGSPAWLYNEFIADTERSILYLARTRRWARGVSVALDRAGIIHDGQRGPGGWGWDGHRLDVFNALKKLERVPATYGDAHHGRGLDEYATDAADAINLRFTADEFAELLDHANARTLTLSRDDAEDLAAEHRREERVATIRDVEEIATSEFWQQYTTGAASVKRLTKGDLTDHDLKALRRALPRYDDVVEDTHHVRVLTIHASKGAEATDVCCFDGITGKIAREMDRSEETRQNEARTWYVGLSRASERLHLMYDAFPGSIDHLPGNLAPQAAASARRQASEAMTDGGADDR; encoded by the coding sequence ATGCGTGAGGTGGACTCGCTGCCCGAGTGGTGGAGTCGTGCTGTTGCAGCTCCGGGCGAGGTGCTGTCGATGGCCGACGGCTGGGAAGACATGGCGCTCCCGCTCGATCTCGTCCGCCGACTCCCTGAGAAGTTGCGGAACGCCGTGATCCGGGAAGGAGACGTCCATCCGCCGACCGACAGTGTGCGGCTCAACGGTCCGCCGGGAACTGGGAAAACCACGCAGATCGCCCTCCGGTTGGCCGTCCTGATCGACGTCGAGGGGATTGACCCGGCGGAGATGACCGTCGTGACGTATCGGGTCGATCTCGCGGACGCGGTGAAACGGAAACTCCGTGCTTGGGGCGTCGTCTCTGACGACGCCGAACTGGAGTTCTTCTGCACGATGCACGCGGCAGCGAACAGAGCGACCGGGCTGTTACAGCGCGATCCGCGAGAGGCAGTTCGTGACGGAAACCTCGGAAACGCGATGGGCTACCGCGAGCGAGCGTTCTACTGCAAGAAGCAGGACATCCAGTTCTACCCGCCGAAGAACCGACCGTGGGAAGACACGCGCGGCCAGTTGCTGCTCGGCCTGTTCGACTACATGCGGAACAACCTACTGGACCCGACGGATGAGGCGGACGTCCGACAGTGTCCCTCTTACGACGACTTGCGGGAGAAGTGGCCCGGCGTCGATGTCCAGGCGGAGTGGGAGAAGTACCAGGACTTCAAGGCGCAACGCGGCTGGCACGACTTCTGGGAACTCCTCGAAGCAGCGCTGGACGGCTCGTCGCTCCCGCCGACGCGGGTCGTGGTCGTCGATGAGTACCACGACGCAACGCCCTTGATGGCAGCTGTCGCCGAAAAGTGGTTCGAGCACGCGGATACCGCCATTGCCGCCGGTGACCCGCTACAGGTGGTCAATCAGTACGCCGGCTCCCATCCCCGGTTCTTCACGGAGCGGCTGGACCACCTGCCGGAGATCCTGCTTGATCGAACCTACCGCGTCGGTGAGGAGCACTGGCAGTCGGCCACGCGGATGCTCCAGAAAGAATTCACGCCGCCACCGGTCGAGCGCACCGGTCGGTCGGAGATCTTGACGTACAACGCGCCGCCGATCAAACCGCCGGAAGGCCGGACCAGTGACTGGACGACGCCGAGTGAATCCACGCCCGGGTCGCCAGCGTGGCTGTACAACGAGTTCATCGCCGACACGGAGCGGTCGATCCTGTACCTCGCCCGAACGCGACGATGGGCGCGGGGCGTGTCGGTGGCGCTGGATCGCGCCGGCATCATCCACGACGGCCAGCGTGGTCCCGGCGGCTGGGGATGGGACGGTCATCGCCTCGACGTCTTCAACGCGCTGAAGAAACTGGAGCGGGTTCCGGCGACGTACGGCGACGCACACCACGGCCGCGGACTCGACGAGTACGCCACCGACGCCGCCGACGCGATCAACCTCCGGTTCACAGCCGACGAGTTTGCCGAACTTCTCGATCACGCCAACGCGCGGACGCTCACCCTGTCCCGTGACGACGCTGAGGACTTGGCTGCGGAACATCGCCGCGAGGAACGTGTGGCGACCATCCGTGACGTTGAGGAGATAGCGACGTCGGAGTTCTGGCAGCAGTACACCACTGGTGCTGCGAGCGTGAAGCGGCTCACGAAGGGCGACCTGACCGATCACGACCTGAAGGCACTCCGTCGAGCACTCCCGCGGTACGACGACGTCGTCGAAGACACGCATCACGTTCGCGTCCTCACCATCCACGCGAGCAAGGGAGCCGAGGCCACGGACGTCTGCTGCTTCGATGGAATCACAGGGAAGATCGCCCGCGAGATGGATCGGTCGGAGGAGACGCGCCAGAACGAAGCTCGAACGTGGTACGTCGGCCTGAGCAGAGCGTCAGAGCGACTGCACCTGATGTACGACGCCTTCCCTGGGTCCATCGACCATCTACCGGGGAATCTCGCGCCGCAGGCGGCAGCGTCCGCTCGGCGGCAGGCGAGCGAAGCGATGACGGACGGGGGTGCTGACGACCGATGA
- a CDS encoding glycosyltransferase family 4 protein — protein MTKVLMYSPIYPPQSGGAASYFSNLVNNIEQDHEAVVITTKVKNAEGLFHNGQPGIYRIIPRLHRLPLFLRTAIPSIIAFIVGMYFIIFKDIDVVHSHSTANAVPGLAIATTLTRTPLIFDCRDADFPLWMITLGNSVHWFSCSSNIDQRLRRAGVPADKITRIPVVNPDYITKYATKERKDEFTVIFVGTIARFKGINLLLDGFEILQSRHDDVNLVIVGNGPDINDVREQIQTSPSSDSIHLQGQMSHSEALTEISKSDVLVLPSEREGLPRVIVEAFELGTPVISTPVGGVPELIEDGETGLLVEREPENIADALDKLYSSQELRERLSKNAFKQTEDWNWETVKTRVNKVYCDVSR, from the coding sequence ATGACAAAAGTGCTGATGTATTCTCCAATCTATCCCCCTCAATCCGGTGGTGCTGCCTCCTATTTTTCGAATCTAGTTAATAATATAGAACAAGATCATGAGGCGGTTGTAATAACAACAAAAGTGAAAAACGCAGAGGGCTTATTCCATAACGGCCAGCCGGGGATCTATAGAATAATACCGCGTCTACACCGTCTTCCGTTGTTCCTACGAACTGCGATACCCTCAATCATTGCATTTATTGTAGGAATGTATTTTATAATTTTCAAGGATATAGATGTAGTGCATTCCCATTCCACTGCAAATGCTGTGCCCGGCTTAGCGATAGCAACCACCTTGACGAGAACTCCATTGATTTTTGATTGCCGAGACGCGGATTTCCCGCTCTGGATGATCACTCTGGGGAACTCTGTCCACTGGTTTAGTTGCAGTTCAAATATTGACCAACGACTTCGGCGAGCAGGGGTTCCAGCAGATAAGATTACAAGAATCCCAGTGGTTAACCCAGATTATATTACAAAATATGCTACGAAAGAAAGAAAGGATGAATTCACAGTCATTTTTGTGGGGACAATTGCCCGATTTAAGGGAATAAATCTATTATTGGATGGGTTTGAGATACTTCAGTCACGCCATGATGACGTAAACTTGGTAATAGTTGGAAATGGCCCAGATATCAACGATGTTAGAGAGCAGATCCAGACGTCTCCTTCTTCGGATTCTATTCATCTTCAAGGACAAATGTCACACTCTGAGGCGCTTACTGAAATATCGAAATCGGATGTACTTGTTCTGCCATCTGAGCGTGAGGGACTTCCTAGGGTGATCGTAGAAGCATTTGAGCTAGGAACCCCCGTCATATCAACTCCCGTTGGAGGGGTACCGGAGCTCATTGAAGACGGGGAGACCGGATTATTAGTCGAGCGAGAACCAGAGAATATTGCGGACGCTTTGGACAAATTGTATTCTTCTCAAGAACTCCGAGAGCGACTCTCGAAGAATGCATTTAAACAAACAGAGGATTGGAACTGGGAAACAGTGAAGACTCGTGTTAATAAGGTCTACTGCGATGTATCTCGGTAA
- a CDS encoding lipopolysaccharide biosynthesis protein: MTSLGHKLSTDVIVSGALNLSSRIRDIAMIPILTTSIGVSGYGVYVQLLAVTALATIVSSLALVPGYVNFAQDSDRKSDRLYYGILTVLAISSGAVGLLISLNAETISILTLSSTEYKYVFVAGGVLVPSTALSELGRGYYRAQMRNKLAALLQAGPDYVRLMSILIVIYVFQSSLREIVIIIVIVESIFAFLLQILIISDIGLTTPGISQVRDILKYSLWLTVSTYASQVNSRADRLLIGFFIGSTAVGMYSIAYGLASLLLIFVTPIRNVFFPEFSRLTAEGGTEKIGNYLSTATHYFLVLAIPSVVGFVFVSEPLFGYFMSVEEARQAAQFVFILGLGILFFGLSQLHGTTLFAARETKPVAIIRSLAAIGNVGLNLTLIPYFGVVGAAAATAITYVGSSLLIQVILQRRFPFIIFWRRLAAVVLSSLGMSIGLTIIPFVHITVTIFVGVLLYGFLIFLLGGVNKTTIKSLI; the protein is encoded by the coding sequence ATGACCTCGCTTGGGCACAAACTATCTACAGACGTGATTGTAAGTGGTGCTCTCAATTTATCCTCTCGTATTAGAGATATTGCCATGATCCCGATTCTGACCACTAGTATCGGCGTCAGTGGATATGGTGTATACGTACAACTTCTGGCAGTTACAGCCTTAGCGACGATCGTATCTAGCCTTGCTCTTGTTCCGGGGTATGTGAATTTTGCTCAAGATTCAGACCGTAAGTCTGATAGACTCTACTATGGTATCTTAACAGTATTAGCTATTTCTTCGGGTGCTGTTGGACTCCTAATTTCATTGAATGCTGAAACCATTTCCATTCTGACTCTCAGCTCAACTGAATACAAATATGTGTTCGTAGCCGGTGGTGTACTTGTCCCTTCAACGGCGCTCTCTGAACTCGGAAGAGGCTACTATCGAGCCCAAATGCGCAATAAGCTTGCAGCATTACTCCAAGCTGGTCCCGACTATGTTCGACTTATGTCAATTTTGATTGTTATATATGTATTCCAATCGTCTTTAAGGGAAATTGTTATTATAATTGTGATTGTTGAATCAATATTCGCATTCTTGTTGCAAATCTTGATTATATCCGATATTGGCTTAACGACTCCTGGTATTAGTCAGGTTCGAGATATACTTAAATACTCCCTATGGTTAACAGTCTCTACATATGCCTCCCAAGTCAATTCAAGAGCAGACCGACTACTCATTGGCTTCTTCATTGGGTCAACCGCCGTTGGAATGTACTCAATAGCATATGGTCTGGCCTCTTTGTTACTTATTTTTGTCACCCCTATTCGAAACGTGTTCTTCCCGGAATTCTCGCGGCTCACCGCTGAAGGCGGTACTGAAAAAATTGGGAACTATCTCTCAACAGCTACCCACTATTTTTTGGTTTTGGCAATCCCCAGTGTTGTAGGATTTGTATTTGTCTCCGAACCATTATTCGGATATTTTATGAGTGTTGAAGAGGCTAGGCAAGCTGCGCAATTCGTCTTCATACTCGGCCTTGGCATCCTTTTTTTCGGGTTAAGTCAACTCCATGGTACGACGCTATTCGCGGCGAGAGAAACAAAACCTGTAGCTATCATACGATCTTTAGCCGCGATAGGGAATGTCGGACTAAACCTCACGCTTATTCCATACTTCGGTGTAGTTGGAGCAGCAGCTGCAACGGCAATAACATATGTTGGAAGTAGTCTCTTGATACAAGTTATTCTACAACGACGTTTTCCGTTCATTATCTTTTGGAGACGACTGGCAGCAGTCGTCTTATCCTCACTTGGTATGTCAATTGGATTAACCATAATACCATTCGTTCATATTACTGTGACAATCTTTGTTGGCGTTCTTTTGTACGGTTTTCTCATTTTCCTTCTTGGAGGAGTTAATAAAACTACTATTAAGTCATTAATCTAA
- a CDS encoding polysaccharide pyruvyl transferase family protein — MRILILKSWLTNIGNGFIDRGAEAIVSKAFPDSTLVSVGGYTKLVEERRMKTISNILTEHFRKTSDLKSDHFHPAEHLDPDIAILPGCMLYEPALKTYYSTLKFLSNRDVPIILLGAGSGDYSQEARKYIKRAISELNIYSLISRNDLAYDIYSDEVPHAHKGIDCAYFIDDWHDPPELNKSFSAATFDIIDEPKVEYQHEVVRPHHSAFDSPFIGLGKRFLRSYTPISTDGKSYGSKLSRPNTFISDNLEDYLLIYKNSEEIHTDRIHASVPGLVFGGEVKFYYETNRRKLLDKLVVGEIDKELCRINRGKLEEEKEKQVNALVRAVKLAK; from the coding sequence ATGAGAATCCTCATACTCAAATCGTGGTTAACAAATATCGGAAATGGGTTTATTGATCGGGGAGCAGAAGCGATTGTCTCAAAAGCTTTCCCGGATTCTACTTTGGTGTCGGTTGGTGGATATACAAAACTGGTAGAGGAACGGAGAATGAAAACAATTTCAAATATTTTGACAGAGCATTTCAGAAAAACATCAGATTTAAAAAGTGACCACTTTCATCCTGCTGAACATCTTGACCCGGACATTGCCATACTTCCTGGCTGTATGTTGTACGAACCCGCGCTAAAAACATACTATTCTACTCTCAAATTTCTCTCAAATAGAGATGTTCCAATCATATTATTAGGTGCGGGCAGTGGTGATTATTCGCAAGAGGCGAGAAAGTATATTAAACGAGCAATCTCCGAACTTAACATATACTCTCTGATATCGAGAAATGATCTCGCTTATGATATTTATTCTGATGAGGTGCCTCACGCTCATAAGGGGATTGACTGTGCATATTTTATTGATGATTGGCATGATCCGCCAGAATTGAATAAAAGCTTTAGTGCCGCTACATTTGATATTATTGACGAGCCTAAAGTCGAATACCAACATGAGGTAGTTAGACCGCATCACTCTGCGTTTGACTCACCATTCATTGGTCTTGGAAAACGGTTTCTTCGGAGCTATACGCCAATATCTACCGATGGGAAAAGCTACGGAAGCAAACTCTCCCGGCCTAATACCTTCATCTCCGACAACTTAGAAGATTATCTTCTCATATACAAAAATTCAGAGGAGATTCACACCGACAGAATCCACGCCTCTGTTCCTGGTCTAGTATTTGGGGGAGAAGTAAAATTCTATTATGAAACCAACCGTCGAAAATTATTAGATAAGCTTGTTGTAGGAGAAATTGATAAAGAACTTTGCCGAATAAATAGAGGGAAATTAGAAGAAGAGAAGGAAAAACAAGTTAATGCTTTGGTGAGAGCAGTTAAATTAGCCAAGTGA
- a CDS encoding FkbM family methyltransferase codes for MLDYVSVAAEHLGENEWTIEDGGETFSFRFDDGASLMYLHNAVSDGVIVHEKIPTSLFDLTYDFDVAFDIGAHYGIYTVLLGVLNPDLPIVSFEPNLRNAALLEANIQANGLSAEVDTRVVSDSEDTVTFYNVSTPGSNSHGTAPADGLPTTPITKRCTKLSEIIKNRNASSAFVKIDAEGEELRILDDLLPAVDSISGVVEVHPQLLECESGEVLSLLEKHGASYDRLSHVEEAYWFTNID; via the coding sequence ATGCTGGATTATGTTAGCGTTGCGGCTGAGCACCTGGGGGAAAATGAATGGACAATCGAAGATGGGGGAGAAACGTTCTCATTTAGATTTGATGATGGGGCGTCCCTCATGTACTTGCATAACGCGGTCTCGGATGGGGTTATAGTCCACGAGAAAATCCCGACATCCCTGTTCGATTTGACTTACGATTTCGATGTCGCTTTTGACATTGGCGCCCATTATGGCATATACACTGTTTTACTTGGTGTCTTGAATCCAGATCTGCCTATCGTAAGCTTTGAGCCAAATCTGAGGAATGCCGCACTGTTGGAAGCTAATATTCAGGCAAATGGACTGTCTGCGGAAGTTGATACACGTGTTGTATCTGACTCGGAGGATACTGTGACCTTCTATAATGTCTCCACACCGGGTTCCAATAGCCACGGGACAGCACCAGCAGACGGGTTGCCAACAACACCGATCACAAAACGTTGCACCAAGTTGTCTGAGATCATTAAAAACCGTAACGCCAGTTCAGCATTTGTAAAAATCGACGCAGAGGGGGAAGAACTTCGCATATTAGATGACCTATTACCCGCAGTGGACTCGATTAGCGGGGTCGTTGAGGTCCATCCTCAACTACTTGAGTGTGAGTCTGGAGAGGTTTTATCTTTATTAGAAAAACACGGCGCTTCTTACGACCGTCTCAGTCACGTTGAGGAAGCATACTGGTTTACAAATATAGACTGA
- a CDS encoding glycosyltransferase family 4 protein, with translation MSSAKVCFIHNKVMDYRLPLFKNLNKEIDVDFLIFDQDNIDNLDATAVNKITLLGKIAFSNYDVIVCPDFIFTESLFTSILAKIKESTVVLYTEVWDMPNASIMETIHKKTVLNIIDEFVDAYVVPGKKSKHYIQRETNCEKNDVFMTRSACNINSAKPSDSSLDKFTICYVGRLIPLKRIQDVLYSAEKSQYADDIIIKIAGTGSEEYLEYLKEIAAEITPDTEFLGWVDDVTGVYDSSDVCILPSERDSFPLTVIESMKRSTPVVVSDGVGEANDLVINGYNGFVNSVGDQEGIAEVIDLLIERPSCRNKLAENAYSTINSEVSYNQMVGKFIEAIEYATK, from the coding sequence ATGTCAAGTGCCAAGGTCTGCTTTATACACAACAAAGTCATGGACTATCGCCTCCCTCTGTTTAAAAATTTAAATAAAGAGATCGATGTTGATTTCCTTATTTTCGACCAGGACAATATTGATAACTTAGATGCGACGGCCGTAAACAAGATAACTCTACTTGGAAAAATTGCGTTTTCAAACTACGATGTTATTGTGTGTCCCGATTTTATATTCACTGAGTCCCTTTTCACCTCCATCCTCGCAAAAATAAAGGAGTCTACTGTCGTTCTATATACTGAAGTTTGGGATATGCCAAATGCCTCCATAATGGAAACTATCCATAAAAAAACGGTTTTAAATATAATTGATGAGTTTGTGGATGCCTATGTCGTGCCTGGAAAGAAGTCTAAACATTACATTCAACGAGAAACAAACTGTGAAAAAAATGATGTGTTTATGACCCGGAGTGCATGCAACATTAATAGCGCAAAACCCTCGGACAGCTCATTGGATAAATTTACTATCTGTTACGTTGGGCGACTAATACCGCTAAAAAGAATTCAAGACGTTCTATACTCAGCAGAGAAGTCCCAATACGCTGATGATATCATTATAAAAATCGCCGGAACCGGTTCTGAAGAGTATTTAGAATATCTAAAAGAGATCGCAGCCGAAATAACTCCTGATACTGAATTCTTGGGCTGGGTTGATGATGTTACAGGTGTCTACGATTCGTCTGATGTTTGTATTTTGCCAAGTGAGAGGGACTCATTTCCATTAACTGTAATAGAATCTATGAAAAGATCAACACCGGTGGTTGTCTCCGATGGGGTGGGAGAGGCAAATGATCTTGTAATAAATGGCTATAATGGATTCGTAAACTCGGTGGGGGATCAAGAAGGTATAGCGGAAGTGATTGACCTATTGATTGAAAGACCTTCTTGCCGAAACAAATTGGCAGAGAATGCCTATTCAACCATCAATAGTGAAGTGTCCTATAACCAGATGGTGGGAAAATTCATAGAGGCAATTGAATATGCGACGAAATAA
- a CDS encoding glycosyltransferase family 4 protein, protein MRNPDSVLLTTDYLPPSSGGVERVVTELALGLADEGVDVTVLALEGENGELAESDVRVIDVPSLDLTELLGVQARISPLFPFVLWWVIWRFQPDVVHAHNRFFFSTWSTAVVLNLCSSPPPLVTTVHLGDISEITGTAGIAARVLEETLGRLVFKTSTAVIGVSEAALHAVSHLTGGSATTIYNGVDTDEFQPSNTDSSEEETTILFVGRLIENKGILRLLEAVSELDRPANWRLLVVGTGPLADQCQTFVEQNDISDQVEFRGFVKSVPAVMAEADIFCRPSDTEGLPLTLLEAMASGLCPVVTPAGGVEEIIESGQNGIIVQREADDIAATLTRLIKEPTERTRLAANARTTVISEYSWESRIQPVLDVYRECLN, encoded by the coding sequence GTGCGTAACCCCGATTCAGTGCTGCTGACGACCGACTATCTTCCCCCTTCTTCTGGCGGGGTCGAGCGGGTTGTGACCGAACTCGCACTCGGCCTTGCCGACGAAGGTGTGGATGTAACAGTGCTCGCACTGGAGGGCGAGAACGGAGAACTCGCTGAATCGGATGTGCGTGTGATCGATGTGCCTTCACTTGATCTAACCGAACTACTCGGTGTCCAAGCGCGGATCTCGCCACTGTTTCCATTCGTACTGTGGTGGGTGATCTGGCGCTTCCAGCCAGATGTCGTCCACGCACATAACCGGTTTTTCTTTTCGACCTGGAGTACCGCGGTTGTGTTGAACCTGTGCTCATCCCCACCACCACTGGTCACAACGGTCCATCTGGGGGACATCTCCGAGATCACCGGCACGGCTGGGATCGCTGCCCGGGTACTCGAAGAGACGCTCGGCCGCCTCGTCTTCAAGACGAGCACCGCCGTCATCGGCGTGAGTGAGGCCGCGCTGCATGCAGTATCACATCTAACCGGTGGTTCTGCCACCACCATCTACAACGGCGTCGATACCGACGAGTTTCAGCCGAGCAACACAGATTCCTCAGAGGAAGAAACCACTATCCTCTTCGTCGGGCGATTGATTGAGAACAAGGGTATCCTGCGGCTGCTGGAAGCGGTCAGTGAATTAGATCGGCCCGCCAACTGGCGATTGCTCGTCGTTGGCACCGGGCCACTAGCCGACCAGTGCCAGACGTTCGTCGAACAAAACGATATTAGCGACCAGGTTGAGTTCCGTGGGTTCGTTAAGTCAGTCCCGGCGGTGATGGCAGAGGCAGATATCTTTTGTCGCCCCTCCGACACCGAGGGCTTGCCGCTCACGCTACTTGAGGCAATGGCGTCCGGACTTTGTCCGGTCGTCACTCCTGCCGGCGGCGTCGAGGAGATTATCGAATCCGGACAGAACGGAATAATCGTTCAACGCGAGGCAGACGACATCGCCGCCACCCTGACGCGGCTAATCAAAGAACCAACCGAGCGGACACGTCTCGCCGCAAATGCCAGAACAACGGTGATCTCGGAATACAGTTGGGAGAGCCGCATCCAGCCTGTCCTGGACGTATATCGAGAGTGTCTCAACTGA
- a CDS encoding glycosyltransferase family 4 protein, which translates to MSASEVDQGCTDRRCILALNKRSWHHSKAGGSEHNLEETLTRLTDRGHSVYLLTGADEGQDRTVIDNGVIIRRVGIDDRIGSPWDVVVSYLFVSIYFYWYQYRVSPDVVYTVNTPLPWPVFTRRPRVSIFHHIAIDSFFETHPFPQNLFGFLAQWAGVLRERENPTVSVSPSTTAELVSRGHDPATVAEITNGIDTDRYTPGSESKTPRILYIGGLERYKGVDRIPEIHQSITDQATEPVALDVAGRDGPLREEIAEYCERTETATFHGFVSLDQKVELLQSAWVYIAPSRIEGWGIVVLEANACATPAVGNNIAGLRDSICDGTTGYLVPEGDHDAFASRVVQLFEDEAREQFGNDAREWAQQHSWDQTVNDLEQLLIEVSDRA; encoded by the coding sequence GTGTCCGCATCTGAGGTCGATCAGGGGTGCACTGATCGACGTTGTATTTTGGCTCTTAACAAGCGGAGTTGGCACCACTCGAAGGCCGGTGGGTCGGAACACAACCTTGAAGAAACACTTACGCGCCTTACCGACCGGGGTCATAGCGTTTACCTTCTGACGGGGGCAGACGAAGGCCAGGACCGGACAGTTATTGACAACGGTGTCATTATTCGCCGCGTTGGGATCGACGACCGAATTGGTTCCCCATGGGATGTGGTGGTCTCGTATCTCTTCGTCTCTATCTACTTCTACTGGTACCAATATCGCGTCTCACCGGATGTCGTCTACACCGTCAATACGCCGCTTCCCTGGCCAGTTTTCACCCGCCGGCCACGAGTCTCGATCTTTCATCATATCGCCATCGACTCGTTTTTCGAAACTCATCCGTTTCCTCAGAACCTGTTTGGCTTCCTGGCCCAGTGGGCAGGTGTACTCCGAGAGCGTGAGAATCCAACCGTCAGTGTGAGCCCAAGCACGACCGCGGAACTGGTTTCTCGGGGCCACGATCCGGCGACAGTCGCCGAGATCACTAACGGGATCGATACTGATCGGTATACCCCCGGTTCGGAGTCCAAAACGCCGCGTATTCTCTACATTGGGGGACTGGAACGCTACAAGGGAGTTGATCGTATCCCCGAGATCCATCAGTCGATAACCGATCAGGCCACCGAGCCTGTGGCACTCGACGTTGCTGGTCGTGACGGACCACTCCGTGAGGAGATCGCGGAATACTGTGAGCGTACGGAAACGGCCACATTCCATGGGTTCGTCTCCTTGGATCAGAAAGTTGAGTTGCTCCAGTCAGCGTGGGTATATATCGCCCCGAGTCGTATAGAGGGTTGGGGAATTGTAGTCCTCGAAGCTAACGCGTGTGCCACGCCAGCTGTCGGCAATAATATTGCTGGCCTTCGTGATTCGATTTGCGACGGCACAACCGGTTATCTCGTCCCAGAAGGCGATCACGACGCATTCGCTTCGCGGGTAGTCCAGCTATTCGAGGACGAGGCCCGTGAGCAGTTCGGAAATGATGCTCGTGAGTGGGCTCAGCAGCACTCTTGGGACCAGACCGTAAATGATCTGGAGCAGTTGTTAATTGAGGTAAGTGACCGTGCGTAA